The genomic interval GCCAAAGGGGTACcagtctcctggagctggagttacagatggttgtgaaccaactGATGTGGGTGCTACAAACCAAGAGTAAGTCACTCTTAGCTGAGAGCCATCTCTCTCGTCTCAAATTACAGAGATTTTTATGATGGAAATAATTATCACAATGATGATCCTGTAGAATAACAAAAATTACACTCAGTTACAAAAgattctattcaatataatattggtagtgaatattttgtttcattCTAATTAACTAAAAATTTGCCATCCACATATGGAGTTATATATTCTCAATTAATGAAAACATTCACTCCATGCAATTTATAAATCATTACTTAAGTTAGCTATTAAAGAAGCACTAAGTATATGCTATGTGCAGACAACTACCAAAAGTTAGGGATTTGGATGAAAAAAAACGAGCAGACTATGCACTTGGAGTTATGGTAATTGAACACTCTGGTTTTTAGAACTCAAATATTTCCTTATGGTTAAGAAGTACTATTGCTACCCGTGAGTCTCACCTACAGATCTGTGCATGAATTTAGTAGCAGCACTTTGGCCTTCCCAGATGGCCTGTGCATTTATTGGATCAGGGCTTTTTCTCTGCAAGGATAGTGTTAGTCTGAGCTCCAGAAGGGAACCTCGTTGATTATGGCTGCATAAAGGCACAGCGCTGTTCTAAATTCTGCTTGTATGTTTTAGGCTTATGGCTGGCTACATGAAGACACAGGGCCAGACTCTGACCCAGTTGTCATTGTGAGATTTCTAGGAACAACAGACATGAGTATTGATCTGAGGACACTTCTTCTAAGTGTCTGTGAACAGCTGGCCGTCAACTACCGGTGTCTGGTTCAAAGCTTTCCTAAGAAGATCCACGACCTTCGTGACTTGTTTATAAACCTGTTGAATGAGTCTTCACTGCAGAGACCTCTGGTAATCATATTGGATGCCCTAGAGCAGCTCTCGGAGGCCGACGAAGCTAGGAAGCTCTGGTGGCTGCCCGCTCATCTTCCCCGGTTTGTGCGGATCATCCTCTCCACACTGCCTAACAAACATGGGATCCTGCAGAAACTCCGGTGCCTTATCCATGAAGAAGACAACTACATTGAGCTGATTCCCCGGGACAGAAAGATGTGCAGTCAGGTCCTCAAACATCAGCTGCTGAGGGTCAAAAGGAAGGTCACGTCCGGCCAGCAGATTTATGTAAATAATGCATTCTCCAAGTGCACACTGCCTATGTTTGTGAACCTAACTTTCAGAGAGGTGAGACACTGGAGATCTCACAAGGATGTCGATGAGTCCTCCCTCTGTGTGACTGTCCACGAAAGCATAGAGCAGTTATTCTGGTCCTTGGAGAAGAAGTGTGGTCAGAAACTGGTCTCCAGGGCTCTGGGTTACATCACCATGGCCAAAATGGGTTTGAGTGAAATGGAACTGGAAGATGTATTAGCTCTGGACAACAGCGTTATGAATGAACTCAATGAGAACACCAGACCCAGCAATCCCCTGAGAGTACCTTACCTGTATATTGCAAGGCTCAAGGAGGGTCTCAATGGGTACTTAATAGAAAGACATGTGAAGAATGTCACACTCTTAGTCTGGGCCAACAGACACCTGCAGCTCATAGCTCAGAAGCTGTACCTGCAAGAAGACAGCAACCTTCGAGAGATGCACACAATCCTGGCAGATTACTTTCTAGGGGTGTGGTCGGGAGGCAGGAGGAAAGCTTTCTGCCTGGAAGACCCCTACTTGAATGGCTGCCTCGACTTAGAGAACAGAAGTCTGCTTGAGGAAGAAAAGCACTTCATGGAACAAGCATCCTTCGACAGGCAGGCCCCCGACCAGCCCTGGGTTTTCCAGTGTAACCCACTAGAGCCCGACATCTTTTTTGTCAATCACCGGAAGATGTCTGAGCTCTTGTATCATCTGACCAGGTGTGGGAAAACCGATGACCTCCTTTATGGAATCATCATGAACTTCAGCTGGCTTTACACCATGATCAAAATTGGCCAGTTTGACAAAGTGCTTGCCGACATAGAACTGGCTTACAACTACTCGCAGGAAAAGGAGCTGAAGTTCCTGGCCAGCACACTCCGTAGCATCAGAAACAAGGTCATTGCATTCCCAGGTTCCCTTTCAGCAGAGCTGCAGCAAAGGCTGCTGCCTGTTGTGAGTTCCCTGCCCAAACTCAGACACCTCCTTTTAGAATGTGACAAAGACGGACCCAAATACTGCTCCATCGTTCCTCTCCATTCATCCATGGATGTGACATACAGCCCCGAGCGCCTCCCCTTAGCATCCAGCCACCTGCACGTCACAGAGATCCTccccacctgtaaccccagcactgttcTCACAGCTCTGGAAAATGGTTCCATCAGCACCTGGGATGTAGAAACTCGCCAGCTCCTCCGGCAAATCACTACAGCCCAGTCCGTTATCCTGGGCATGAAGCTGAGCAGTGATGAGAAGTACCTTGTGGTTGCTACGACAAACAACACCTTGCTGATTTACGACAATGTCAATTCCTGTCTCCTGTCTGAGGTGGAAATCAAAGGGACCAAGCATGGAAGCGGCTCCACCTACATCAATGGATTTACACTCTCGGTCAATCATGCCCTTGCGTGGCTAGAGGCCAGCAAAGATGTCACTGTCATTGACCTGCTCTATGGATGGCCCCTTTACCAGTTCCACTGCTGGTATGAGGTGACATGTGTCCAGTGCTCCCTGGATGGGGTATATGCTTTCTGTGGCCAATACCTCAATAACACCACCATTTTCCACTTAGGGAGTGGAGAAAAAATATGTACCGTGACGTCAGAATTTTCAGGTGGCTTTGTGAAGTTTCTTCTCATCTTGGACACAGCTCAAGAGATGGTCATGGTAGACAGTGAGGGAAGTCTCTCGGTTTGGAACACCGAGGACATATCCAACCCCCAGCTGACTGAAGACTTTGACTGTCGGAAGGAAGACAGCGAAGTGGTGAGCATTGAGCTTTCGGAAGACCAAAGTGCGATTCTGATCTGTAAAGCTCTCAGCATTGAGCTCTTAGACACCGGCATGTGGAAGGTAGCTGAAAAATTCCGAGCCAGGCACAACGAACGCTTTGTATCTGCCGTGCTATCCAAAAACGGGGACTGTATCATCGCAACCATGGAGAATACCCCAGCGGTATTCTTCTGGAGGCGGGACACAGGACAGTGCCTGGCGAGCTTGCAGGAAAGCTCGGGTACCATCGTTAAGTTGGTAAAATCCAGTCACCACAATATGCTACTGTCTTTGTCAACCAGTGGCGTTCTTTCCATTTGGGATATAGACATAATCACAGCTATGTCCAATAtcgataaaactggaaaacccatTCAGAGTCTGGTGTTGCCGGCCAGGGGGGAGATCATCTACTCTCTCGATGGCTCCGATTGTGTACATAAATGGAACTTCAGCAGTGGGTTCATTGAAGCAGTATTTAAGCATGAAGGGATAGTCGAACACTGTGTGTTAACGTCCACTGGGGACCTAATGGTGACGTCAGAtgacaaaagcagccagtacGTCTGGCATACCAGCAGTGGGGAAAACCTCTTCCGAATTAACGGGCAGAGGATCTCTCAGCTGCTGATCACCCACAACGACCAGTTTGTGGTCTCTCTCTGTGAGGAGAACGCCTCCAGGGTTTGGAGGCTGGCCACAGGCCACAGAGTCTGCAACATCTTGACCACTTTGCAAAATGCCTTCATTACCTCTGCAAACACCTTCGTGGTGGGAATGACGAAAAGCAAAGTGCTGGCAGTCAGTCTCTGGACCGGAAGTATCACCAAGAAATTCTGCTGTGAGGATGGGATCACCATTGTGAATTTCAAGTTGATCCCCGACTGTCCTGACGTCATCGTGTTTATCACGTCAGCCGAGACCGTGAACCTCTGGAGCCTGACTGATGAAGTGATTTGTCGGCGTGTGCAGCTTCCAAGCAACTTCTTGAAAAACCTGGAGGATTTTGAAATTTCTCCCAATGGGAAGCTCGGCATTATATCCCGTGGAGATGAAAATATCAATGTGCTGGATTTACACAGTGGAAAGCTACGGGTGGTTCACGCCTCTGGAGtcatctggaggcagaggctctcTCGAGATGGTCGCTACCTGGTGTATATTTGTTTCCggaatggggaggaggaggaggaaaacgaTGCTATTTCTAGTTTAATAGTGATGAGACTGGCTGACGGCAAAAACATCGGTGCTTGCTCCCTATACAAAACACCAACTTTCCTTGCACTTTCTCAGAGACACCTGAACATCATCGTCGGCTTTGATGATGGGAGTATAGGGATATACACAGTTGTGGATCGTGTAGATGCTGCGTTGAAGATCAAAATTGCCACATCGAATAGCAGACAGATTTTCAACAATGCAACGCAGACATCCAGGCCAAAGTCAAACAGCTACTCCTTTAAAGTGTCTGTGGATTGCTTATGGCGAGAGTCCACTGAGGTCTTTGCAAGAGACAGCCCCATCACCGTGAGTGACTCTTCTGAGTCCAACGAGGCAACACCCTCCAAGAAACACAATTCTTGTTATGACCGAGTGTGTGCTGCCCTAGAATCCAGGAGCCACAGCTACACTCCAGATAACTGACACGATGTTTATCCTACTCAACCGAAATACATAATCCATGtatgacagaagaaaaaaaaaagcaaagtgcaTCTTCTGGACACAAATGATGAGCTGCTAATTTCTGGAATTCTCAGTTTACTAATATTCTCACGAAAGGAACAAAACTATGAGACTTGGGTGCCATCTTTTTGTCCAAATGTATTCGAGAAAATAGAGAATGTCCAGAAGAGACGGTAAAATGGCCATCTCCCCCAGAAGAGAGCAAATACAATCTTTTAAATTTGCTGTGTAATAAGAATCAGCACAATTCACTACATGGATTCAGATGAGAGAAGCTAGAGGTAGTTATAGGTAGACCAGTTGGACTAGAATTAGCTCTACAGAAGCCAGTTGAAATCGTGATTGCAGAGGACCGTTTGACTCTGAGTGGGGGGGATGTGACAGCCAAACGCAGCCTTAATATCTCTTTACGTTTCTCGATCCTGACAACTGTGTAAACGCAAGAGGTCTAATGGTGCAAAATTGTGTAAGAAAGGTGTCCAGATGTGTTTCGGTTTTCCAGGACAGCACACAAAGCATGTGAGATGGTGAACGGACCAGGACAAGAACTAACTACCATTATCATAGGGCTACTGAACATGGAGAGTCAGTCTTCATCAAAACACAACGACTGCATGCAAGGGTTTCTGTGCAATGCGATGTGTAATTTTTAAACTGTTTCTCTCGTGGATTGCAAAAGAATCCCACTTAATGAGAAGCCACAGTCCGCTCACGCCTTTTCTTGCGATGCATATTCGTGCTGAGTGTAAAGAGGTATGGGAAGGGCATTATGAGTTTGATCAAAGCATCTGTCCGTTTATTTGTTGTACTTTACCAGAGTCCGCACTCTCCAGTCAGTTGTGGGGGAGCCTAATGTTTCCCAGACCCCTGCAGTATCTTAATAGAAAAGCAAGCTTTTGAAACACACCATCTCTGAAACGCTGGTGGCACTGCCTTACTCTCATTCCGCCTCTCTCCTGTGTAAAATGCAGATAAACGACCAAAAACTCTGGGACAAACTGAATATGCCTGTCTCTGTGCTAAAATATCCCATAGATCTTAAGGGCATCCAAAGGTTCCTATCATTCCCTGTTTGTAATCACTTTCTTACTTCCACACACCGTATGTACACTTCTCTCTCTGTTCCACTTCCAGATTGAGGACTTTCCCAGTCTTACTGTTTCAAGGCTGAAACTATGaaatggcattaaaaaaaaaaaaaaaagacttcatcaATTTGATGGCAAATATATCTCAGAAGGTGAAGGTGGttttcttccttccaagtccTCCACGTGGCATGTCCTGGAAGACCTCTCAAGGGGGTCACTGATAGTAATTGGTTTGATTTTCTCTCAAAGTGGAACTTACTTAAATCAGAACATTGAACAAAGAACCAGCTTATTTTCATCCTGGCTCTGCTTGTGACTCAGCATGTACCTGTAGTTTGACCTCTAGCCTCACCGAGTTTATTGCTTTTGTGGACTGCAAAATGAAGACGGGGATAGTTTCTGCTGTAGCCTGTTAACCTGGTGGGGATGCCAGGGAGTGATATGAGAAAAACATTACACAGTGCCATCTTGATTGCTGACACGGTAGGAAAAGGGAAAATTATCTAAACCCCTAGAGAATCCAGTTGTATTCCACTGGTGGAAGGATTTAACACGTAAGCATTTGAAGGTGTTGTTCAGATAGCAACACCCTTCTCCATGGTGAAACACCTTTGTTCAATGTATTCCTCCTAGTTTAGCTACCAACCAGTAAGTGGAAGCCCTTGAAGGGCTAAGATCTATATACACGTGATCTGGAGTCCATACTTTCAGCTC from Mus musculus strain C57BL/6J chromosome 5, GRCm38.p6 C57BL/6J carries:
- the Nwd2 gene encoding NACHT and WD repeat domain-containing protein 2 encodes the protein MWPAGAGTKLPCPRDSALRRAAFSGNLTALPSHLVPAGRSVRVFISANPEDTGAERQALRETVYPKLREFCRENYGLEFQVIDLYWGIEEDEWDSPELQKMRMKLLEECLKTSAGPCFVGLLGEKYGNIRIPGEVEASEFEMILDAAVEAKLETKLLEDWYCRDENSVPAAYYLRPRLEVPRSNKNSTQPSASSEQERPWQEISDEIKTIFKAAVKLLHEQGKMKQSQAKRYLFSAIEDEFDFALGKQTPAFLKKCVCYIRKIANIERFVKIPEMGKYMDITGTDPRIVRDPEAQEKLIKLRDEFIPTIVASSNLRVYTSVTHCDMKLGYSQEIENHYIEGLGKQFYEDMIDIIQATVQQNFDTETDTLYDEILQHSSLCKTYASFYEYKCESLNILHKYILPSKTGHINPLVVYGGPCTGKTLLLAEVAKKAYGWLHEDTGPDSDPVVIVRFLGTTDMSIDLRTLLLSVCEQLAVNYRCLVQSFPKKIHDLRDLFINLLNESSLQRPLVIILDALEQLSEADEARKLWWLPAHLPRFVRIILSTLPNKHGILQKLRCLIHEEDNYIELIPRDRKMCSQVLKHQLLRVKRKVTSGQQIYVNNAFSKCTLPMFVNLTFREVRHWRSHKDVDESSLCVTVHESIEQLFWSLEKKCGQKLVSRALGYITMAKMGLSEMELEDVLALDNSVMNELNENTRPSNPLRVPYLYIARLKEGLNGYLIERHVKNVTLLVWANRHLQLIAQKLYLQEDSNLREMHTILADYFLGVWSGGRRKAFCLEDPYLNGCLDLENRSLLEEEKHFMEQASFDRQAPDQPWVFQCNPLEPDIFFVNHRKMSELLYHLTRCGKTDDLLYGIIMNFSWLYTMIKIGQFDKVLADIELAYNYSQEKELKFLASTLRSIRNKVIAFPGSLSAELQQRLLPVVSSLPKLRHLLLECDKDGPKYCSIVPLHSSMDVTYSPERLPLASSHLHVTEILPTCNPSTVLTALENGSISTWDVETRQLLRQITTAQSVILGMKLSSDEKYLVVATTNNTLLIYDNVNSCLLSEVEIKGTKHGSGSTYINGFTLSVNHALAWLEASKDVTVIDLLYGWPLYQFHCWYEVTCVQCSLDGVYAFCGQYLNNTTIFHLGSGEKICTVTSEFSGGFVKFLLILDTAQEMVMVDSEGSLSVWNTEDISNPQLTEDFDCRKEDSEVVSIELSEDQSAILICKALSIELLDTGMWKVAEKFRARHNERFVSAVLSKNGDCIIATMENTPAVFFWRRDTGQCLASLQESSGTIVKLVKSSHHNMLLSLSTSGVLSIWDIDIITAMSNIDKTGKPIQSLVLPARGEIIYSLDGSDCVHKWNFSSGFIEAVFKHEGIVEHCVLTSTGDLMVTSDDKSSQYVWHTSSGENLFRINGQRISQLLITHNDQFVVSLCEENASRVWRLATGHRVCNILTTLQNAFITSANTFVVGMTKSKVLAVSLWTGSITKKFCCEDGITIVNFKLIPDCPDVIVFITSAETVNLWSLTDEVICRRVQLPSNFLKNLEDFEISPNGKLGIISRGDENINVLDLHSGKLRVVHASGVIWRQRLSRDGRYLVYICFRNGEEEEENDAISSLIVMRLADGKNIGACSLYKTPTFLALSQRHLNIIVGFDDGSIGIYTVVDRVDAALKIKIATSNSRQIFNNATQTSRPKSNSYSFKVSVDCLWRESTEVFARDSPITVSDSSESNEATPSKKHNSCYDRVCAALESRSHSYTPDN
- the Nwd2 gene encoding NACHT and WD repeat domain-containing protein 2 isoform X1 → MILDAAVEAKLETKLLEDWYCRDENSVPAAYYLRPRLEVPRSNKNSTQPSASSEQERPWQEISDEIKTIFKAAVKLLHEQGKMKQSQAKRYLFSAIEDEFDFALGKQTPAFLKKCVCYIRKIANIERFVKIPEMGKYMDITGTDPRIVRDPEAQEKLIKLRDEFIPTIVASSNLRVYTSVTHCDMKLGYSQEIENHYIEGLGKQFYEDMIDIIQATVQQNFDTETDTLYDEILQHSSLCKTYASFYEYKCESLNILHKYILPSKTGHINPLVVYGGPCTGKTLLLAEVAKKAYGWLHEDTGPDSDPVVIVRFLGTTDMSIDLRTLLLSVCEQLAVNYRCLVQSFPKKIHDLRDLFINLLNESSLQRPLVIILDALEQLSEADEARKLWWLPAHLPRFVRIILSTLPNKHGILQKLRCLIHEEDNYIELIPRDRKMCSQVLKHQLLRVKRKVTSGQQIYVNNAFSKCTLPMFVNLTFREVRHWRSHKDVDESSLCVTVHESIEQLFWSLEKKCGQKLVSRALGYITMAKMGLSEMELEDVLALDNSVMNELNENTRPSNPLRVPYLYIARLKEGLNGYLIERHVKNVTLLVWANRHLQLIAQKLYLQEDSNLREMHTILADYFLGVWSGGRRKAFCLEDPYLNGCLDLENRSLLEEEKHFMEQASFDRQAPDQPWVFQCNPLEPDIFFVNHRKMSELLYHLTRCGKTDDLLYGIIMNFSWLYTMIKIGQFDKVLADIELAYNYSQEKELKFLASTLRSIRNKVIAFPGSLSAELQQRLLPVVSSLPKLRHLLLECDKDGPKYCSIVPLHSSMDVTYSPERLPLASSHLHVTEILPTCNPSTVLTALENGSISTWDVETRQLLRQITTAQSVILGMKLSSDEKYLVVATTNNTLLIYDNVNSCLLSEVEIKGTKHGSGSTYINGFTLSVNHALAWLEASKDVTVIDLLYGWPLYQFHCWYEVTCVQCSLDGVYAFCGQYLNNTTIFHLGSGEKICTVTSEFSGGFVKFLLILDTAQEMVMVDSEGSLSVWNTEDISNPQLTEDFDCRKEDSEVVSIELSEDQSAILICKALSIELLDTGMWKVAEKFRARHNERFVSAVLSKNGDCIIATMENTPAVFFWRRDTGQCLASLQESSGTIVKLVKSSHHNMLLSLSTSGVLSIWDIDIITAMSNIDKTGKPIQSLVLPARGEIIYSLDGSDCVHKWNFSSGFIEAVFKHEGIVEHCVLTSTGDLMVTSDDKSSQYVWHTSSGENLFRINGQRISQLLITHNDQFVVSLCEENASRVWRLATGHRVCNILTTLQNAFITSANTFVVGMTKSKVLAVSLWTGSITKKFCCEDGITIVNFKLIPDCPDVIVFITSAETVNLWSLTDEVICRRVQLPSNFLKNLEDFEISPNGKLGIISRGDENINVLDLHSGKLRVVHASGVIWRQRLSRDGRYLVYICFRNGEEEEENDAISSLIVMRLADGKNIGACSLYKTPTFLALSQRHLNIIVGFDDGSIGIYTVVDRVDAALKIKIATSNSRQIFNNATQTSRPKSNSYSFKVSVDCLWRESTEVFARDSPITVSDSSESNEATPSKKHNSCYDRVCAALESRSHSYTPDN